TTGCCTGATAACCAAAGTCCGAAAGATACCGGAGTCGAAAGTTACCGGAAACTTGTAAAGGTGACATTTGACAGCGactttttattacataataattgTCAAAATACAACAACTAAACCAACATAACGTCAATTTATATATggtaataaaatgaaaatacttcAAAACAATACCTTCTGTTCCCGCTTACCTGCTTTTATCACCGTTCCCTTTTGCCCACGTTGCGAAACCAGTATTTTCTATTTCCTCTCCTGCAAATGATTTTATCATTGTGAATGacgccccaatttcacatcggtgacaggtgcgacgaattgtaaaatcactgttgctgacgtcacaggcatccatgggctacgattaccacttaccatcgggcgggccgtattcctgtttgccaccatcattgtattatttaaaaaaactttattatatcggaataaaacagatatatctcctgcgaagtttctgacaattgtcaaagatttagaagaattgtaggtaattcttgtcaggtaatgagttatatgtcggaatttcgtgacaattgtagtgtttcttgtgacaattgtcataaacttagcaagagaaatatctgtttttttccgatatcataaagttttttttaataatacaatgatggtggcaaacaggtaTACgtcccgcccgatggtaagcggtaaccgtagcccatggatgcctgtgacgtcagcaacagtgattttacaaatCGTCGctcctgtcacgttggtgaaacaggggcccctacctatttacaatttataagaTTGTAATAATATGGTACGTCCcacaataaaaaaggaaaaatatattaactttTATGTTGAAAATGTAATACctaaccataataaaaaaaatatgcccTCGTCAAACATTTCAAAAGGACACAAATCTTTTATTGTAAGGCAGTGCATTGTAAGGCAATTTCACTATAATGACTCAACAATATCTTATAAAGGTTGCATACGGATGACTGCAGCAGCGTTAGTATTGGAACATCACTGCTGCACCGTTGATGCAGCAATGTCACAGTCAATAAATTAGTCACGTTATGAATGCCCTAATTGCAGCAACCGGCAGTTAGGTACACAATTTTTGCTGCACTCGTTATCTGTATGTCACCTTAACGATCCAAATCCGAATGTTACCTTTTAATATCATCCAATTAAACGACATTATCGGTTAGagcaaaataatgtttatcgtAGTTGAGCCAAAGGTCGACGGGTCAGTAAACAAAACGAATTATGTCTATATCActctaaaggtgacattcggatatcaactgcagctgcattgcTGTTGTCTTGGGCATCCGCTAGCTGGCGCTGTTACACAGTATGAGCAACCTTCGCGACGCGAGGGCGGACGCGTGCGACGGATTTTACCTACAATAGCACCCGCGTGTGCGCGCGAGCTCCAAGCACCCACCCACACTAGCGGACGCCATAAACCAGGGGTCAACAAATTTATGCTGTAAATTACatttgattaggtacttaataaactCAAGTAGAACGAACCAGGATGgtcatattattttaaaaacctgAAGGTAATAATTGGAGACCAGCCCAAAACTCACCATCCACAGTCTTCCACGCTGGCTCATCGATGCTACTGATGCCGACCCACGCCAGCAGTCTGCTGCCGGTCCAGCCGATGATGCTGGGATAATGCATCTTCCGGATCAGACCTTGGATCACTCTGAACTCGTCCTGAAAATGAGTTATTCCCGAAATTAAACACACATacgcacgcacacgcacacgcacgcGCACGCGCACACCCACACGCACgcgcacacgcacacacacacacacacgcaaaCAAAGACAGATATAAGTGACGTCctacgggaaaaggtacctttatGGCGGATGGCGCTTAGTCGCGTAGCACCCcaatagtattggagcggcgttaataatagcgtaaacaCCAACCGCCATAATTACCTTTACCTGTGAGTCGTCaaaccttaaggggcccactgaataacagtccgccggacggtatcggcctgtcagttgttcggaactgtcaaaattttgttctaactgacaggccgataccgtctggcggactgttaatcagtgggcccctttaaagccGATCGCCCAAGTAGTTCATGAACAAAGCtactgtgcggtttaagaggaatttcctcccgcTGACGCTCCGGCTGCGGAATGAGGTCCTTGCCGAGGATTTCTCAGGCGggtcgtatgcttgtttgccaccgacgtcgtataaaaaaaatcacttaAACTAGTTACCTGGGATTTAGGCACCGCTAGCTTGCCACTGTTGTTCAAGCAAGTCTGCTTCGCGTCCTGCCATGTCGCCGCGTTGTACATTAACTTGTAGCTTTTTCCTAACTTCGAGTTTTCTACATAGTCTGAAATATTAAACGACAGtggttataggtacctataacaaatattttttgttaatagTGTAGATACATATTAAGCGCCCAGAGGCGGAtgtcgatttgcggaaaatCCCCTGTAAAACGAACTATGCGCCCAGGGAAAACGATGAGAGTCCATTTTTTACTGCTTTCAAATAAAGTGGTCATTATAAATTCGAGTGCATGATATTGTTATTGCATTGTCTTTCAAAGTCATATATAGCAAAGGTTTTCTTAAGTTACCTACCGTAGTCTTTTcccattttgtttaatttaaaagttaaagtagAGATGTTCtaaattggattttttttatataataagtcTATTATCTTTTAGTTAATGTCGTAAAATGCCAAGTCAAAGTTTTTCCTCCACTTTATATATATTATGACATTGCGCACAAAATTACTTTACCATTACGATCACACAACACAGACGACGCCACTAACAATACACCCAGTAGATACCTGGAAATAAAAATTAGATGATCCTTTAAATCTTAATTTCGACATTGGACCCATAAATGAAGCCCTTATAATATAtgccatagagaaataagtacctataagctTAGATAGCTTACGCTTCATagataaaaccatttataacaAGTTTTAGCGAGCTTCTCGAAAACTTATTTGTAATAAGATTTAATCTTAATAAGTATTAGGTTTTAAGcgagtttaaaatttattaacaatAAGTTTTACCATACATCCTAcataacttattattattaagtaaggAAACTGATATATGGAGTGAGTACTTTAAGCTTATGTATCATagataaatgtgacgtcccatgggaaaaggtacctcatggcaactaacgcttacgtcgcatagcaccgcaataatattggcgTTAATAAAAGcgcaagcgccaacc
This window of the Cydia fagiglandana chromosome 15, ilCydFagi1.1, whole genome shotgun sequence genome carries:
- the LOC134671123 gene encoding uncharacterized protein LOC134671123 codes for the protein MRYLLGVLLVASSVLCDRNDYVENSKLGKSYKLMYNAATWQDAKQTCLNNSGKLAVPKSQDEFRVIQGLIRKMHYPSIIGWTGSRLLAWVGISSIDEPAWKTVDGEEIENTGFATWAKGNGDKSSNPKEPHCAVMDAANSGLRSYWCHYKQPFVCEFLLNP